A single genomic interval of Clostridium facile harbors:
- the uvrB gene encoding excinuclease ABC subunit UvrB, which produces MTNQNKFKLVSPYQPTGDQPEAIAKLVQGLQRGDKEQTLLGVTGSGKTFTMANVIAQVNKPTLVLAHNKTLAAQLCSEFKEFFPENAVEYFVSYYDYYQPEAYVPSTDTYIEKDSAINDEIDKLRHSATCALAERRDVIIVASVSCIYSLGNPIDYRSMVISLREGLEKSRDELLEKLVEIQYERNDINFVRNKFRVRGDVVEIFPAYSSDTAIRVEFFGDEIDRISEINALTGEVKQRVSHIAIYPSSHYIIPPEQMHDALRNLEKELDERVAYFTENEMLLEAQRIKQRTMYDIEMLEEIGFCKGIENYSRVLSGRPEGATPYTLMDHFPDDFLLIVDESHVTLPQVKGMYFGDHARKKTLIDYGFRLPSAYDNRPLNFDEFYSKVNQAIYVSATPGDFEKDHSTQIVQQVIRPTGLLDPEITVKPIEGQIEDLLFEINQRIEKKERVLVTTLTKKMAEDLTDFLEQSGVKVRYMHYGVDTIERMEIIRDLRLGEFDVLVGINLLREGLDIPEVSLVCILDADKEGFLRSETSLIQTIGRAARNAEGKVIMYADQVTGSMERAITETLRRREIQMAYNQEHGIVPTTIKKDVREILEISTKEETEPTTKKKKLSKKEKDALIEKLTIEMKNAAKLLEFEHAIYLRDRIEEIKKS; this is translated from the coding sequence ATGACGAATCAAAATAAGTTTAAACTGGTTTCTCCATATCAGCCAACAGGAGACCAGCCAGAAGCGATTGCCAAATTAGTTCAAGGACTTCAAAGAGGGGATAAAGAACAAACCTTATTAGGGGTAACTGGTTCTGGTAAAACTTTTACCATGGCAAATGTAATTGCACAGGTGAATAAACCAACATTGGTACTGGCACACAACAAAACTTTGGCAGCTCAGCTTTGCTCGGAATTTAAAGAGTTTTTTCCAGAAAATGCGGTGGAGTACTTTGTCTCTTATTACGATTACTATCAGCCAGAAGCCTATGTTCCCAGTACAGATACCTATATTGAAAAAGATAGTGCTATCAATGATGAAATTGATAAATTACGCCACTCCGCCACTTGTGCTTTGGCAGAACGCCGAGATGTTATTATTGTAGCAAGTGTGTCTTGTATTTACAGTTTGGGTAACCCGATTGATTACCGCAGCATGGTGATTTCTTTACGAGAAGGCTTGGAAAAATCCAGGGATGAATTACTTGAAAAATTGGTGGAAATTCAATATGAGCGGAATGATATTAATTTTGTCCGTAATAAATTCCGTGTTCGGGGAGATGTGGTGGAGATATTCCCTGCTTATTCCAGTGATACCGCCATCCGCGTCGAATTTTTTGGTGATGAGATTGATCGAATCAGTGAGATCAACGCTTTAACTGGGGAAGTGAAACAGAGGGTTTCCCACATTGCGATTTATCCTTCTTCTCATTATATTATCCCTCCAGAGCAAATGCATGATGCGCTCCGTAACCTGGAAAAAGAGCTAGATGAACGGGTTGCTTATTTTACTGAGAATGAAATGCTGTTGGAGGCACAAAGAATTAAACAGCGTACCATGTATGATATTGAAATGCTAGAGGAAATCGGTTTTTGTAAGGGAATCGAAAACTATTCCAGAGTTTTATCTGGACGTCCAGAAGGCGCTACCCCATATACCTTGATGGACCACTTTCCAGATGATTTTTTATTGATTGTGGATGAATCCCATGTTACCCTTCCGCAGGTAAAAGGAATGTATTTTGGTGACCATGCGAGGAAAAAGACCTTGATTGATTATGGGTTCCGTCTACCGTCTGCTTATGATAACAGACCGTTGAATTTTGATGAATTTTACAGTAAGGTGAATCAGGCTATTTATGTTAGTGCAACCCCTGGGGATTTTGAAAAAGACCATTCTACTCAGATTGTACAGCAGGTAATTCGTCCAACTGGATTATTGGATCCAGAAATTACTGTAAAACCAATTGAAGGCCAGATTGAGGATTTACTGTTTGAAATCAACCAACGCATTGAAAAGAAGGAACGTGTTTTGGTCACCACTTTGACGAAAAAAATGGCGGAGGATTTAACGGATTTCCTGGAACAATCAGGTGTTAAAGTTCGCTATATGCACTATGGTGTGGATACGATTGAACGTATGGAGATTATCCGGGATCTTCGTTTAGGGGAATTCGATGTACTGGTAGGAATTAACCTATTGCGGGAAGGATTGGATATTCCTGAGGTATCCCTCGTTTGTATTTTGGATGCGGATAAAGAAGGATTCCTACGTTCTGAAACTTCCTTGATTCAGACAATTGGACGTGCTGCCCGAAATGCAGAGGGCAAGGTAATTATGTATGCGGACCAGGTAACCGGTTCTATGGAACGTGCAATAACCGAGACTTTACGTAGGCGAGAAATCCAGATGGCATATAATCAGGAACATGGAATTGTTCCTACTACCATTAAAAAAGATGTACGTGAAATTCTCGAAATTTCTACCAAAGAAGAAACCGAACCTACAACGAAAAAGAAAAAATTATCTAAAAAAGAAAAAGACGCATTGATTGAAAAACTGACCATTGAAATGAAAAATGCGGCAAAATTATTAGAATTTGAACATGCAATCTATTTGAGGGACCGTATTGAAGAAATTAAAAAGAGCTGA
- the ispF gene encoding 2-C-methyl-D-erythritol 2,4-cyclodiphosphate synthase: MRIGHGYDVHRLVKGRKLILCGVEIPHETGLLGHSDADVAVHAVMDALLGAAGLGDIGLHFPDTDPAYAGADSMKLLQHVVNLLKKHGFQISNIDLTILAQAPKLRPFIDHMMANLSVGLNIPKNRINIKATTEEGLGFTGEKQGIAAHCVCLLEE, encoded by the coding sequence GTGCGAATAGGACATGGATATGATGTACATCGCTTGGTAAAGGGGAGAAAATTAATCTTATGTGGTGTAGAAATCCCTCATGAAACCGGTTTGTTAGGACATTCCGATGCGGATGTAGCGGTTCATGCCGTAATGGATGCTTTATTGGGTGCAGCTGGATTAGGTGATATTGGACTACATTTTCCAGACACAGATCCTGCTTATGCTGGGGCAGATAGTATGAAGCTGCTTCAACATGTTGTAAATTTATTAAAAAAGCATGGATTTCAAATCAGTAATATTGACCTTACTATTTTAGCTCAGGCTCCAAAACTCCGCCCTTTTATTGATCATATGATGGCAAATCTTTCTGTTGGTTTGAATATTCCTAAAAACCGCATTAATATAAAAGCGACAACAGAAGAGGGTCTTGGTTTTACTGGAGAAAAACAAGGCATTGCGGCGCATTGTGTTTGCTTATTAGAAGAATAG
- the ispD gene encoding 2-C-methyl-D-erythritol 4-phosphate cytidylyltransferase translates to MVSVIIVAAGNSSRMEGIKKQFLKIGGVPVVIRSVTKFQQIDEVCETIIVVGKEDIPYAEQLVQQYKLKNTVVTQGGDSRQQSVLSGLSCCNPKSDLVAIHDAARPFVQIEEIQQVIQIAKKYGAATLGAPVKDTIKIVEDGIIQFTPPRSSLYLTQTPQVFQMELYKKAVEKAQQNQWDFTDDCQLIEQYGFPVHIVTASYANIKITTPEDIVLAESFAKGEEQCE, encoded by the coding sequence ATGGTATCCGTCATTATTGTAGCAGCGGGAAATTCTTCCCGCATGGAGGGAATTAAAAAACAATTTTTAAAAATTGGTGGAGTTCCAGTTGTAATACGCAGTGTAACAAAATTTCAACAGATTGATGAGGTGTGTGAAACCATAATTGTAGTTGGAAAAGAAGATATCCCTTATGCTGAACAGCTTGTTCAGCAATACAAACTGAAAAATACAGTTGTCACCCAAGGTGGAGATAGCCGTCAGCAATCAGTTTTGTCTGGCTTATCATGCTGCAATCCAAAAAGTGATTTGGTGGCGATCCATGATGCTGCTCGGCCATTTGTACAGATAGAGGAAATTCAACAAGTGATTCAAATTGCAAAAAAATATGGCGCAGCTACTTTGGGAGCACCTGTAAAAGATACGATTAAAATCGTAGAAGATGGTATCATACAATTTACTCCCCCAAGAAGTAGTTTGTATTTAACCCAAACACCACAGGTATTTCAGATGGAGCTTTACAAAAAAGCTGTTGAGAAAGCGCAACAAAACCAATGGGATTTTACAGACGATTGCCAACTAATTGAACAATATGGATTTCCCGTCCATATTGTAACAGCAAGTTACGCCAATATTAAAATTACTACTCCAGAAGATATTGTTTTAGCAGAGAGCTTTGCAAAGGGGGAAGAGCAGTGCGAATAG
- a CDS encoding VOC family protein produces MDFKFAHNNINVLNLQKSLEFYQRALGLTEVRRKVAQDESFILVYLGDGATPHQLELTWLRDRKEPYNLGENEFHLAFYVDDFDAAHKLHQEMGCICYENPGMGIYFISDPDGYWLEIVPIK; encoded by the coding sequence ATGGATTTTAAATTTGCCCACAACAATATCAATGTACTAAATCTACAAAAAAGTTTAGAATTTTATCAAAGAGCCCTTGGATTAACCGAAGTGAGGAGAAAAGTTGCCCAAGATGAATCCTTTATTTTGGTATATTTAGGAGATGGTGCTACCCCACATCAGTTAGAATTAACTTGGTTGCGTGACCGTAAAGAGCCATATAACTTGGGGGAAAATGAATTCCATCTGGCCTTTTATGTGGATGATTTTGATGCTGCCCATAAGTTACATCAAGAAATGGGCTGTATTTGTTATGAAAACCCTGGCATGGGCATTTATTTTATCAGTGACCCGGATGGTTATTGGTTAGAAATTGTTCCAATAAAATAG
- a CDS encoding cation:proton antiporter: MDYSFLLYVAIILLSTKVLGLITRRFKMPQVVGALLAGLILGPAVLNILHEDIFITQVSELGVIVLMFTAGMETDIKELKKSGKASFVIALLGVIVPLAGGFLVAHFFNSPEFSEGATASTLLQNIFIGIILTATSVSISVETLKEMGKLNTRAGNAILGAAVIDDILGIIALTIITSMADSSINIGIVLLKILLFFVFVVVAGILCYFLFKKYMEHYQKDLRRFVIISFVFCLLLSYCAEEFFGVADITGAFIAGVAISNTPRSKYIASRFETLSYTLLSPIFFASIGIKVVLPAMSSTIIIFSILLAIIATITKIIGCGLGAKICKYTNRESIQIGMGMISRGEVALIVATKGAALGLLSNTLLGPVIITVVVTTIISPILLKLVFRSKSGDDDSREESQLAKGYEKVLDYTTTERNS; the protein is encoded by the coding sequence ATGGACTATAGTTTTCTGTTATATGTAGCTATTATCCTGCTCAGTACCAAAGTTCTTGGCCTTATTACCAGAAGATTTAAAATGCCTCAAGTAGTGGGTGCATTGCTGGCTGGTTTGATTTTAGGCCCTGCTGTATTAAATATTTTACATGAAGACATTTTTATCACCCAAGTTTCCGAATTAGGCGTTATCGTATTGATGTTTACCGCTGGTATGGAAACAGACATCAAAGAGCTGAAAAAATCGGGGAAAGCTTCTTTTGTAATTGCGTTATTAGGGGTTATCGTTCCTTTGGCAGGTGGATTCCTCGTGGCACATTTCTTCAATTCCCCAGAATTTTCTGAAGGAGCAACAGCTAGTACGTTATTGCAAAACATCTTTATTGGCATTATCTTAACAGCAACATCGGTAAGTATTTCTGTAGAGACATTAAAAGAAATGGGCAAATTAAATACCCGTGCTGGTAATGCGATCTTAGGGGCTGCTGTAATTGATGATATTTTAGGTATTATTGCATTAACAATTATTACAAGTATGGCAGATTCCTCTATCAATATTGGAATCGTATTGTTAAAAATCCTATTGTTTTTTGTATTTGTTGTGGTTGCAGGAATTCTATGTTATTTCTTGTTCAAAAAATACATGGAACACTATCAAAAAGACTTACGACGTTTTGTTATTATCTCGTTTGTATTCTGCCTGTTATTATCCTATTGTGCAGAAGAATTCTTTGGTGTAGCAGATATTACTGGAGCGTTTATCGCAGGTGTAGCTATTTCTAATACTCCACGATCAAAATATATTGCTTCCCGCTTTGAAACTTTATCTTATACCTTATTATCCCCAATTTTCTTTGCAAGTATTGGGATTAAAGTAGTACTTCCTGCAATGTCAAGTACAATTATTATTTTCTCCATTTTACTCGCAATTATTGCAACCATTACCAAAATTATTGGTTGTGGATTAGGAGCGAAAATTTGTAAATATACCAACCGCGAATCCATTCAAATTGGTATGGGTATGATTTCACGTGGTGAGGTTGCGTTGATTGTAGCAACCAAAGGAGCTGCTTTAGGATTGTTGTCCAACACTTTATTGGGGCCTGTTATTATTACTGTTGTGGTTACAACAATTATTTCCCCAATTCTATTAAAACTAGTATTCCGCTCCAAATCTGGAGATGATGATAGCCGTGAAGAAAGCCAGTTAGCAAAAGGATATGAAAAAGTATTGGATTACACTACTACAGAACGTAATTCCTAG
- the rlmD gene encoding 23S rRNA (uracil(1939)-C(5))-methyltransferase RlmD encodes MEKLKKNMVLPMEIIDLNSDGNGVGKIDDFVIFVPMTAKGDKINVRIVKVLKNYGFGIVDSFITASPDRIEVDCPYFRQCGGCALRHISYESECQLKHKMVSDCFERIGGISCQVSPLVENLQVNHYRNKAQFPVTRKDGKAVAGFFANRSHRVVSCDNCLLQPEEFQPIVDCVLNFINEFQIPVYDELKHQGIVRNIYLRRGEVSGEIMVCLVLTKDFLHHQDILIQRLLDCNPQITSIIINCNKDKTNVILGKHCTTIYGKDTILDQLCGVPVELSPLSFYQVNHNQAERLYDIAKEYAGLSGGETVIDLYCGAGTIGLSMADQIGTLIGVEVVPEAVENAKKNAESMELSNTRFLCGDASQAVQVLEQEKIHPDVVLLDPPRKGCSQQVLDSVCHMAPERIVMISCNPATAARDCKMLDEKGYQVQKITPVDLFSRTLHIETVILLNKEC; translated from the coding sequence ATGGAAAAATTAAAAAAGAATATGGTTTTACCTATGGAAATTATTGATTTAAATAGCGATGGTAATGGCGTAGGAAAAATTGATGATTTTGTTATTTTTGTCCCTATGACAGCAAAAGGGGATAAAATCAATGTAAGGATAGTAAAAGTATTAAAAAATTATGGTTTTGGGATTGTGGATTCTTTTATTACAGCTTCTCCTGACCGAATTGAAGTGGATTGCCCTTATTTTCGTCAATGCGGGGGATGTGCTTTACGCCATATTTCCTATGAATCGGAATGCCAGTTAAAGCATAAGATGGTTTCTGATTGTTTTGAAAGAATTGGAGGAATTTCTTGTCAGGTATCTCCGTTAGTAGAAAATCTACAGGTAAACCATTACCGGAATAAAGCACAGTTTCCAGTTACACGAAAAGATGGTAAGGCTGTAGCAGGCTTTTTCGCAAACCGAAGCCATCGAGTTGTATCCTGTGATAATTGTTTACTACAACCGGAAGAATTTCAACCAATTGTAGATTGTGTGTTGAATTTTATCAATGAATTTCAAATTCCTGTTTATGATGAGTTAAAACATCAGGGAATTGTACGGAATATTTACTTGCGCCGAGGGGAAGTATCAGGTGAAATTATGGTCTGTTTGGTGTTAACCAAGGATTTTCTCCATCATCAGGATATCTTAATTCAACGTTTATTAGATTGTAACCCTCAGATTACCAGCATTATCATTAACTGCAATAAGGATAAAACCAATGTTATTTTGGGAAAACACTGTACCACAATTTATGGAAAGGATACGATTTTAGACCAACTTTGTGGGGTTCCAGTAGAACTATCTCCGCTGTCCTTTTATCAAGTTAACCATAATCAGGCAGAGCGGCTTTATGATATTGCAAAAGAATATGCAGGTTTATCTGGAGGGGAAACTGTAATTGATTTATACTGTGGTGCAGGAACCATTGGATTATCTATGGCGGATCAAATTGGAACTCTCATTGGAGTAGAAGTTGTTCCAGAGGCAGTGGAAAATGCGAAAAAGAATGCAGAATCTATGGAATTATCGAACACAAGATTTTTGTGTGGGGACGCTTCTCAAGCAGTGCAGGTTTTAGAGCAGGAAAAAATTCACCCCGATGTGGTTTTGCTGGATCCACCAAGAAAAGGATGTAGCCAACAGGTGCTGGATAGTGTTTGCCATATGGCTCCAGAGCGGATTGTTATGATTTCTTGCAATCCCGCTACAGCAGCACGAGATTGTAAAATGTTGGATGAGAAAGGTTATCAGGTACAAAAAATTACTCCTGTTGACTTATTTTCCCGCACGTTACATATAGAAACCGTAATCCTTCTCAACAAAGAATGTTAA
- a CDS encoding transglycosylase domain-containing protein: MSSKDIYSSDVQKKQSSKKPKKQKHQRSKGKRIAAFIGKAVVCLFLICIITGSIVVTALTVYVMKATETDSTISLAKEDIQTAGITTIMAPDPANPDGEIEVSKLSTGTKRIWVDIQDCPEDLKNAFIAIEDKRFYEHEGVDFKRTFLAFANMILHFWDTEQGGSTITQQLVKNITNDNAHSAGRKVREIFNAMSLERTYSKDEILQAYLNIITIGGKNGDYEGVGAAAKLYFNKDVSELTLPECASIAAITRSPSTYEPIHNPEKNKERRDWILKNMYDQGLIEEADYQNAIATPVEVNQGQVTGNMDGSNYQSYFVDAVINEVRNDLMEEYGYDKETAEAKIKTSGYIIHTTMDVNAQKKLEQHYQESSTFANYDIIKESTDRAENGGNPFQSAMVLYDYNGAMKAVVGGIGEKPPGDRSVINRAVQGQRSPGSAIKPLSIYSLAIEEDLCHYSSIMQDEPISIEQPDGTMWEPQNFGGKSYGSVTIQKAVEMSLNRIPIKLDQTLTPKKSYDFLTKSLGFTDLTESADANLAPMSLGSLSNGVHLDELTNAYQIFGNGGYFTESHTYTSVTNAAGDEVLKKDLSTNQVISEDTATIMNRLLRQVVVGSSGTARAIGDINGIEILGKTGTTNDDFDSTFVGLTPDYIAGIWFGYEQNYDITKNKGLKKQVAAWKTIMSDILSDSQNKSFQLSSDVVEATYCTETGMIATSGCPSTATGYYKKDNKPGTCSVHG; the protein is encoded by the coding sequence ATGAGCTCAAAAGATATCTATAGTTCAGATGTCCAGAAAAAACAATCGAGCAAAAAGCCAAAAAAACAAAAACATCAGCGTAGTAAAGGAAAACGCATTGCCGCTTTTATTGGAAAGGCTGTTGTTTGTTTGTTTTTGATTTGTATTATTACAGGCAGTATTGTAGTTACTGCATTGACTGTTTACGTTATGAAAGCAACCGAAACAGATTCTACCATTAGTTTAGCAAAAGAGGATATTCAAACAGCTGGAATTACAACCATTATGGCGCCAGATCCCGCAAACCCGGATGGTGAGATAGAAGTCTCTAAACTTTCTACTGGCACCAAACGTATTTGGGTGGATATTCAGGATTGCCCGGAAGATCTGAAAAATGCTTTTATCGCAATTGAAGACAAGCGTTTTTATGAACACGAAGGAGTGGACTTTAAACGTACATTTTTGGCATTCGCCAATATGATTTTGCATTTCTGGGATACCGAACAGGGTGGTTCTACAATTACCCAACAGCTTGTAAAAAATATTACCAATGACAATGCTCATAGTGCGGGGAGAAAAGTCCGGGAAATTTTTAATGCTATGAGTTTGGAGCGTACCTATTCCAAAGATGAAATTCTACAGGCATATTTAAATATTATTACGATTGGTGGAAAGAATGGTGACTACGAAGGTGTAGGTGCCGCAGCAAAGTTATATTTTAATAAAGATGTTTCAGAGTTAACTCTGCCAGAGTGTGCTTCCATTGCAGCAATTACCAGAAGCCCTTCTACCTATGAACCAATTCATAATCCAGAAAAAAATAAGGAGCGCCGCGATTGGATTTTGAAAAATATGTATGATCAAGGTCTGATTGAAGAGGCGGATTACCAGAATGCTATTGCTACTCCTGTGGAAGTAAACCAAGGACAAGTAACTGGAAATATGGATGGTTCCAATTATCAAAGCTATTTTGTAGATGCTGTAATTAATGAGGTGCGCAATGACCTTATGGAAGAATACGGTTATGATAAGGAAACAGCAGAAGCAAAGATAAAAACTAGCGGTTATATTATCCATACAACAATGGATGTAAATGCTCAGAAAAAATTGGAACAGCATTATCAGGAAAGTTCTACTTTTGCGAACTATGATATTATAAAGGAATCAACGGACCGCGCTGAAAATGGAGGGAATCCGTTCCAATCCGCTATGGTACTATATGATTATAATGGTGCCATGAAAGCAGTAGTTGGGGGAATTGGAGAAAAGCCTCCTGGAGATAGAAGCGTTATTAACCGTGCAGTACAAGGGCAACGGTCCCCAGGTTCCGCTATAAAGCCATTGAGTATTTATTCTTTGGCAATTGAGGAAGATTTGTGCCATTACTCCAGTATCATGCAGGATGAGCCAATTTCGATTGAACAGCCAGATGGAACCATGTGGGAGCCACAGAACTTTGGTGGAAAAAGTTATGGCAGTGTAACAATCCAAAAAGCAGTTGAGATGTCATTAAACCGTATTCCAATTAAATTAGATCAAACATTAACTCCTAAAAAAAGTTATGACTTTTTGACAAAAAGTTTAGGTTTTACCGATTTAACTGAATCTGCTGATGCTAACTTAGCACCAATGAGTTTGGGTTCTTTGAGCAATGGTGTCCATTTAGACGAGTTGACAAATGCTTACCAAATTTTCGGGAATGGCGGCTACTTTACGGAATCCCATACCTATACCAGTGTAACAAATGCTGCTGGAGATGAGGTTCTGAAAAAAGATTTGAGCACCAATCAGGTGATCAGTGAGGATACTGCTACGATTATGAATCGCTTATTGCGCCAGGTTGTAGTAGGTTCCAGTGGTACAGCCCGTGCGATTGGTGATATTAATGGAATTGAAATCCTAGGTAAAACTGGTACTACTAATGACGATTTTGACTCTACTTTTGTGGGATTAACACCGGATTATATTGCTGGTATTTGGTTTGGCTATGAGCAAAACTATGATATTACAAAGAATAAAGGGTTAAAGAAGCAAGTTGCTGCCTGGAAAACAATTATGAGTGATATTTTATCTGATAGTCAAAATAAGAGTTTTCAACTAAGCAGTGATGTAGTGGAAGCAACTTATTGTACAGAGACAGGGATGATAGCTACTTCGGGCTGTCCATCTACAGCAACAGGTTACTATAAAAAGGATAATAAGCCTGGAACGTGTAGTGTACATGGTTAA
- a CDS encoding hemolysin family protein, which translates to MDSTDVLWLVVLILIVFSAIFSSSETAFSSFNRIRIKSYAAEGNKQAKRVLRLSKDFNRILTAILIGNNIVNIATASIGTVLFTKYFGAAGPGISTIVITILVLIGGEILPKSFAKDHAESTALKSSGFILFITVIFRPFIFLFGKLKDLMAKFTKSNQAPSVTEQELKVIIEEIEDEGVLEDHESKLVRSALDFDETTAEQVLTPRVDLVSAELNTDNETLCSLFLEKGFSRIPIYKKDIDNIIGILYERDFFREYIKSHDFSILPILQKPLFVPPQTKISDLFKQIQQRQEHMAVVTDQYGGVEGIITVEDMLEELVGDIYDKNETVVQDVQKLSDTAYLINPDMGIDDLFEEIDYHPFQFETESNTVGGWVLEQFQKLPQQGESFTQAGLKVTVQQLNQQRITSLLIEKLQVVKEEDY; encoded by the coding sequence GTGGATAGCACTGATGTGTTATGGCTTGTTGTGTTAATTTTAATTGTTTTTTCCGCTATTTTTTCTTCTTCTGAGACAGCGTTTTCCAGTTTTAATAGAATCCGTATTAAAAGCTATGCTGCCGAAGGAAATAAACAAGCAAAACGTGTATTAAGATTATCTAAGGATTTTAACCGTATTTTAACAGCAATTTTAATTGGAAATAATATTGTTAATATTGCTACAGCCTCTATTGGTACGGTGCTGTTTACCAAATATTTTGGTGCAGCAGGCCCTGGGATATCCACCATTGTAATTACTATTTTAGTATTAATTGGAGGAGAAATCTTGCCAAAAAGTTTTGCAAAAGACCATGCGGAATCTACAGCGCTAAAATCATCTGGTTTTATTTTATTTATCACAGTAATTTTCCGTCCATTTATTTTCTTGTTTGGAAAATTGAAAGATTTAATGGCTAAGTTTACAAAATCGAACCAGGCACCATCGGTAACCGAGCAGGAGCTTAAGGTAATCATAGAGGAAATTGAGGACGAAGGCGTTTTAGAAGACCATGAAAGCAAGTTGGTACGGTCTGCTTTGGATTTTGATGAAACCACAGCGGAGCAGGTATTAACACCACGTGTAGATTTAGTTTCTGCTGAACTCAATACAGATAACGAGACTCTGTGTAGCCTATTTTTGGAAAAAGGTTTTTCCAGAATTCCGATTTATAAAAAGGATATCGATAATATTATTGGTATTTTATACGAACGGGACTTTTTCCGCGAATATATTAAAAGCCATGATTTTTCTATTTTGCCAATTTTGCAAAAACCTCTGTTTGTCCCACCTCAAACGAAAATATCCGATTTATTTAAGCAAATCCAACAAAGACAAGAGCATATGGCGGTTGTTACCGACCAATATGGTGGAGTAGAGGGGATTATTACAGTAGAGGATATGTTGGAAGAACTAGTTGGAGATATTTACGATAAAAATGAAACGGTTGTCCAAGATGTCCAAAAGCTATCAGATACGGCATATTTGATCAACCCAGATATGGGAATTGATGATTTATTTGAAGAAATTGATTATCATCCATTCCAATTTGAAACAGAAAGTAATACAGTAGGCGGCTGGGTATTAGAACAATTTCAGAAGCTTCCACAACAAGGGGAAAGTTTTACGCAGGCGGGTTTAAAAGTAACGGTACAGCAATTAAACCAACAGCGGATTACTTCTTTATTAATTGAAAAATTACAGGTTGTAAAAGAGGAAGACTACTAA
- a CDS encoding DUF4364 family protein — protein sequence MASTFLKNDEPGSLSDIYEIKILICYLLSCIEQPLSKEQVNYVFQFNSIVNYFSFCQALKELIDTHHIEEIFSVEDGKKILQLMPMGKNTASTLSGILQKSTRDKIISTAKQVLASEQQERDHQVSVTKVEDGYMVHLVIHDIGSDLLEMTLFAPDKQAAQQMAERFNQDAVILYRGMLGILQNDSMSIHQIADEIAKQNKST from the coding sequence ATGGCGTCCACCTTTTTAAAAAATGATGAACCTGGCAGTTTATCGGATATTTATGAAATTAAAATTTTGATTTGTTATCTACTAAGCTGTATTGAACAGCCTTTAAGCAAAGAACAGGTAAACTATGTATTCCAGTTTAACAGCATTGTCAATTATTTTAGTTTTTGCCAGGCCCTCAAAGAGTTGATTGATACACACCATATTGAAGAAATCTTTTCTGTTGAGGATGGCAAAAAAATTCTACAGTTAATGCCTATGGGGAAAAATACTGCCTCTACCTTGTCAGGAATTTTACAAAAATCTACTAGAGATAAAATTATATCTACCGCAAAGCAAGTTTTGGCATCGGAACAGCAGGAACGGGACCATCAAGTATCTGTGACCAAAGTAGAGGATGGATATATGGTTCACTTGGTTATCCACGATATTGGCAGTGATTTACTAGAGATGACTTTATTTGCCCCAGATAAACAGGCTGCACAACAAATGGCAGAACGGTTTAACCAGGACGCTGTAATACTTTACCGTGGTATGTTAGGGATCCTACAAAATGATAGTATGTCAATCCACCAAATTGCGGATGAAATTGCAAAACAAAATAAATCCACATAA